DNA from Sulfurimonas gotlandica GD1:
GACGCTTAAGCATTTTCTTACGAGATGCTATTTTGAACTTCTTACGCTTTTCAGTTTCAGTCTCATGGAAACGACGAGCACGAGCTTCAGTAACTATTAAGTTACGGTCAGTCTGCTTCTTGAAACGGCGGTAAGATGCATCAAAGTTATCATCACTACGTAGTACGATAC
Protein-coding regions in this window:
- the rpsU gene encoding 30S ribosomal protein S21, whose protein sequence is MPGIVLRSDDNFDASYRRFKKQTDRNLIVTEARARRFHETETEKRKKFKIASRKKMLKRLYMMRRYESRL